One genomic region from Geotrypetes seraphini chromosome 17, aGeoSer1.1, whole genome shotgun sequence encodes:
- the LOC117351074 gene encoding G-protein coupled receptor 22-like isoform X1: MIPEDVPIAMERAIWKQHPLLAAMQLKDSQRRLSIVTEGAIVCMEAPPAFLPHLFGIFNQDNHAEEHLCLKDYADNLSMVSAMETDIYDTILETTDGASADAGWYLPYPLGFQVSLTSVLMLEIVLGFSSNLTVLVLYCMQSSLVDSVSNMVTMNLHVLDIIICIVCVPLTIVIILIPLEQNIALVCCFHEACVTFSSIATAINVLVISVDRYDISIRPANRVLTPSRMAMLLSCVWLVSLMVFFIPFFEVEFFGDPDHMATWRNRTLLCVSVNEYHTELGMYYHLFIQIPIFFIAVTVMLVTYSKILQALNIKIGSHFKRSQRRKTKKKKKRKSSDQSSMGETKRLTQPPVVQNPPMRVQASVSVIIALRRAVKRHRDRRERQKRVFRISLIIITTFLLCWAPISIVNLLILCVGPSDLLVKLRICFITMAYGTTIFHPLLYAFTRQKFRNVLKNKMKKRVVSVLQVDPAPGGTVIHNSWVEPKKGRKSKLECSDGTDRCLTEAVKE; encoded by the exons atgATTCCAGAGGATGTGCCTATAGCAATGGAAAGAGCTATATGGAAGCAGCACCctctactggcagcaatgcagttgaagGACTCCCAAAGAAGGTTGTCAATTGTTACCGAAGGGGCAATCGTTTGCATGGAGGCACCACCAGCGTTCCTTCCCCATCTCTTCGGCATATTTAATCAAG ATAATCATGCTGAAGAACATCTCTGTTTAAAGGACTATGCAGATAACCTCAGCATGGTATCGGCCATGGAAACAGATATCTATGACACTATTTTGGAAACCACAGATGGGGCCAGTGCTGATGCTGGCTGGTATCTTCCATATCCTTTGGGCTTCCAGGTTTCTCTTACCAGTGTTCTCATGCTGGAAATCGTGCTTGGATTCAGCAGTAACCTCACCGTCCTGGTCCTCTACTGTATGCAATCGAGCCTGGTTGATTCAGTCAGTAACATGGTGACCATGAACCTCCACGTCTTGGACATCATCATCTGTATAGTCTGTGTTCCGCTGACCATTGTCATCATATTGATCCCACTTGAGCAGAACATTGCCTTGGTCTGCTGCTTTCATGAAGCTTGCGTGACCTTCAGCAGCATCGCTACAGCCATAAATGTTCTGGTGATCAGTGTAGACCGGTACGACATCTCGATAAGGCCAGCCAATCGAGTCCTAACACCCAGCAGGATGGCAATGCTTTTGTCCTGTGTCTGGCTAGTCTCCCTCATGGTCTTCTTCATTCCTTTCTTTGAGGTGGAATTCTTTGGGGATCCAGACCACATGGCCACTTGGAGGAATAGGACCCTGCTCTGCGTAAGCGTCAATGAGTACCATACGGAACTGGGGATGTACTACCATCTTTTCATCCAAAttccaattttttttattgctgttaCGGTCATGCTGGTCACCTATTCAAAAATTCTCCAGGCCCTCAATATCAAAATTGGCAGCCACTTCAAAAGAAGTCAACGTCGcaaaaccaagaaaaagaaaaagagaaaatcttCAGACCAAAGTTCCATGGGTGAAACCAAGAGACTAACTCAACCTCCAGTGGTCCAGAACCCACCTATGAGAGTGCAGGCGTCTGTCTCTGTGATTATTGCACTAAGGCGTGCTGTGAAACGTCACCGAGACAGGCGAGAACGTCAGAAGCGTGTCTTCCGAATATCCCTCATCATCATCACTACTTTCCTGTTGTGCTGGGCTCCAATTTCAATTGTCAACCTTCTCATTCTTTGCGTCGGGCCCAGTGACCTGCTGGTCAAGTTGCGCATCTGCTTCATCACCATGGCTTATGGAACCACCATCTTTCACCCGCTACTCTACGCCTTCACACGACAGAAATTCCGCAATgtgctgaaaaataaaatgaaaaaaagggTCGTCTCCGTACTGCAGGTAGACCCTGCGCCTGGAGGGACAGTAATCCACAACTCCTGGGTGGAACCCAAAAAAGGGCGAAAATCCAAATTGGAGTGCAGTGATGGGACAGATCGTTGTCTCACAGAAGCAGTGAAAGAATGA
- the LOC117351074 gene encoding G-protein coupled receptor 22-like isoform X3 — translation MVSAMETDIYDTILETTDGASADAGWYLPYPLGFQVSLTSVLMLEIVLGFSSNLTVLVLYCMQSSLVDSVSNMVTMNLHVLDIIICIVCVPLTIVIILIPLEQNIALVCCFHEACVTFSSIATAINVLVISVDRYDISIRPANRVLTPSRMAMLLSCVWLVSLMVFFIPFFEVEFFGDPDHMATWRNRTLLCVSVNEYHTELGMYYHLFIQIPIFFIAVTVMLVTYSKILQALNIKIGSHFKRSQRRKTKKKKKRKSSDQSSMGETKRLTQPPVVQNPPMRVQASVSVIIALRRAVKRHRDRRERQKRVFRISLIIITTFLLCWAPISIVNLLILCVGPSDLLVKLRICFITMAYGTTIFHPLLYAFTRQKFRNVLKNKMKKRVVSVLQVDPAPGGTVIHNSWVEPKKGRKSKLECSDGTDRCLTEAVKE, via the coding sequence ATGGTATCGGCCATGGAAACAGATATCTATGACACTATTTTGGAAACCACAGATGGGGCCAGTGCTGATGCTGGCTGGTATCTTCCATATCCTTTGGGCTTCCAGGTTTCTCTTACCAGTGTTCTCATGCTGGAAATCGTGCTTGGATTCAGCAGTAACCTCACCGTCCTGGTCCTCTACTGTATGCAATCGAGCCTGGTTGATTCAGTCAGTAACATGGTGACCATGAACCTCCACGTCTTGGACATCATCATCTGTATAGTCTGTGTTCCGCTGACCATTGTCATCATATTGATCCCACTTGAGCAGAACATTGCCTTGGTCTGCTGCTTTCATGAAGCTTGCGTGACCTTCAGCAGCATCGCTACAGCCATAAATGTTCTGGTGATCAGTGTAGACCGGTACGACATCTCGATAAGGCCAGCCAATCGAGTCCTAACACCCAGCAGGATGGCAATGCTTTTGTCCTGTGTCTGGCTAGTCTCCCTCATGGTCTTCTTCATTCCTTTCTTTGAGGTGGAATTCTTTGGGGATCCAGACCACATGGCCACTTGGAGGAATAGGACCCTGCTCTGCGTAAGCGTCAATGAGTACCATACGGAACTGGGGATGTACTACCATCTTTTCATCCAAAttccaattttttttattgctgttaCGGTCATGCTGGTCACCTATTCAAAAATTCTCCAGGCCCTCAATATCAAAATTGGCAGCCACTTCAAAAGAAGTCAACGTCGcaaaaccaagaaaaagaaaaagagaaaatcttCAGACCAAAGTTCCATGGGTGAAACCAAGAGACTAACTCAACCTCCAGTGGTCCAGAACCCACCTATGAGAGTGCAGGCGTCTGTCTCTGTGATTATTGCACTAAGGCGTGCTGTGAAACGTCACCGAGACAGGCGAGAACGTCAGAAGCGTGTCTTCCGAATATCCCTCATCATCATCACTACTTTCCTGTTGTGCTGGGCTCCAATTTCAATTGTCAACCTTCTCATTCTTTGCGTCGGGCCCAGTGACCTGCTGGTCAAGTTGCGCATCTGCTTCATCACCATGGCTTATGGAACCACCATCTTTCACCCGCTACTCTACGCCTTCACACGACAGAAATTCCGCAATgtgctgaaaaataaaatgaaaaaaagggTCGTCTCCGTACTGCAGGTAGACCCTGCGCCTGGAGGGACAGTAATCCACAACTCCTGGGTGGAACCCAAAAAAGGGCGAAAATCCAAATTGGAGTGCAGTGATGGGACAGATCGTTGTCTCACAGAAGCAGTGAAAGAATGA
- the LOC117351074 gene encoding G-protein coupled receptor 22-like isoform X2, producing the protein MEARGDSSSLRKDNHAEEHLCLKDYADNLSMVSAMETDIYDTILETTDGASADAGWYLPYPLGFQVSLTSVLMLEIVLGFSSNLTVLVLYCMQSSLVDSVSNMVTMNLHVLDIIICIVCVPLTIVIILIPLEQNIALVCCFHEACVTFSSIATAINVLVISVDRYDISIRPANRVLTPSRMAMLLSCVWLVSLMVFFIPFFEVEFFGDPDHMATWRNRTLLCVSVNEYHTELGMYYHLFIQIPIFFIAVTVMLVTYSKILQALNIKIGSHFKRSQRRKTKKKKKRKSSDQSSMGETKRLTQPPVVQNPPMRVQASVSVIIALRRAVKRHRDRRERQKRVFRISLIIITTFLLCWAPISIVNLLILCVGPSDLLVKLRICFITMAYGTTIFHPLLYAFTRQKFRNVLKNKMKKRVVSVLQVDPAPGGTVIHNSWVEPKKGRKSKLECSDGTDRCLTEAVKE; encoded by the exons ATGGAGGCCCGGGGGGATAGCTCCTCATTAAGGAAAG ATAATCATGCTGAAGAACATCTCTGTTTAAAGGACTATGCAGATAACCTCAGCATGGTATCGGCCATGGAAACAGATATCTATGACACTATTTTGGAAACCACAGATGGGGCCAGTGCTGATGCTGGCTGGTATCTTCCATATCCTTTGGGCTTCCAGGTTTCTCTTACCAGTGTTCTCATGCTGGAAATCGTGCTTGGATTCAGCAGTAACCTCACCGTCCTGGTCCTCTACTGTATGCAATCGAGCCTGGTTGATTCAGTCAGTAACATGGTGACCATGAACCTCCACGTCTTGGACATCATCATCTGTATAGTCTGTGTTCCGCTGACCATTGTCATCATATTGATCCCACTTGAGCAGAACATTGCCTTGGTCTGCTGCTTTCATGAAGCTTGCGTGACCTTCAGCAGCATCGCTACAGCCATAAATGTTCTGGTGATCAGTGTAGACCGGTACGACATCTCGATAAGGCCAGCCAATCGAGTCCTAACACCCAGCAGGATGGCAATGCTTTTGTCCTGTGTCTGGCTAGTCTCCCTCATGGTCTTCTTCATTCCTTTCTTTGAGGTGGAATTCTTTGGGGATCCAGACCACATGGCCACTTGGAGGAATAGGACCCTGCTCTGCGTAAGCGTCAATGAGTACCATACGGAACTGGGGATGTACTACCATCTTTTCATCCAAAttccaattttttttattgctgttaCGGTCATGCTGGTCACCTATTCAAAAATTCTCCAGGCCCTCAATATCAAAATTGGCAGCCACTTCAAAAGAAGTCAACGTCGcaaaaccaagaaaaagaaaaagagaaaatcttCAGACCAAAGTTCCATGGGTGAAACCAAGAGACTAACTCAACCTCCAGTGGTCCAGAACCCACCTATGAGAGTGCAGGCGTCTGTCTCTGTGATTATTGCACTAAGGCGTGCTGTGAAACGTCACCGAGACAGGCGAGAACGTCAGAAGCGTGTCTTCCGAATATCCCTCATCATCATCACTACTTTCCTGTTGTGCTGGGCTCCAATTTCAATTGTCAACCTTCTCATTCTTTGCGTCGGGCCCAGTGACCTGCTGGTCAAGTTGCGCATCTGCTTCATCACCATGGCTTATGGAACCACCATCTTTCACCCGCTACTCTACGCCTTCACACGACAGAAATTCCGCAATgtgctgaaaaataaaatgaaaaaaagggTCGTCTCCGTACTGCAGGTAGACCCTGCGCCTGGAGGGACAGTAATCCACAACTCCTGGGTGGAACCCAAAAAAGGGCGAAAATCCAAATTGGAGTGCAGTGATGGGACAGATCGTTGTCTCACAGAAGCAGTGAAAGAATGA